One segment of Anatilimnocola aggregata DNA contains the following:
- a CDS encoding metal-dependent hydrolase family protein — translation MGNLSTRIVLIPAAGWLLGFLIAPVQALEQRPKGDMTTPHARVAQSGAVIDASQPSATLFKNVKVFDGKSNNLTASTSVLVVGNKIEKIGGNISAPEKATIIDGGGRTLMPGLIDAHWHAMLVRPTPDEALKWDVGYANLVAGAEAADTLVRGFTTVRDVGGPVFGLKRAIDDGVVAGPRIYPSGAIITVTSGHGDFRQPFELPRTLGSARSRMEQIGGSMVADSPDEVRVRVREQLMLGATQIKLTGGGGVASPHSPLDVSTFTEPELRAAVEAAENWGTYVVVHAYTPESMKRAINAGVKCIEHGHLMDEANAKLIAERGIWLSIQPFPDEMANAFPPGSLQRAKFAEVLAGMDVAYRLARKHKLKTAWGTDIIFSPALARRQGQLLVALARWYTPAEILVMATSTNAELLAMSGKRNPYPGKLGVVEEGALADLLVVDGNPLDNLNLIADPAKNFVVIMKDGKVFKNQLR, via the coding sequence ATGGGCAACTTATCGACTCGGATCGTACTAATACCCGCCGCTGGCTGGCTCCTCGGTTTCCTCATCGCTCCCGTGCAAGCGCTCGAACAACGGCCGAAGGGTGACATGACAACGCCCCACGCGCGCGTTGCTCAGTCCGGCGCAGTGATCGACGCGAGTCAGCCGAGCGCTACCTTGTTCAAAAACGTAAAGGTGTTCGATGGCAAGTCGAACAATCTTACTGCGAGCACTTCCGTACTTGTGGTCGGGAACAAGATTGAGAAGATCGGCGGCAACATCTCGGCGCCAGAGAAGGCAACCATTATTGACGGCGGAGGGCGCACGCTTATGCCGGGCCTGATCGACGCCCATTGGCACGCGATGCTGGTGCGGCCGACTCCCGATGAGGCGCTGAAGTGGGATGTCGGCTATGCCAACCTGGTCGCCGGCGCGGAAGCAGCTGACACTTTAGTGCGTGGGTTCACTACCGTTCGGGACGTGGGTGGGCCAGTCTTCGGGCTCAAACGTGCCATCGACGATGGAGTTGTCGCCGGCCCGCGGATCTATCCGTCCGGCGCGATCATCACCGTCACGAGCGGTCATGGCGACTTCCGCCAGCCATTTGAGTTGCCGCGCACCCTCGGCAGCGCACGTTCGCGCATGGAACAAATCGGCGGCAGCATGGTTGCTGACAGTCCAGACGAAGTGCGCGTGCGTGTGCGGGAACAGCTTATGCTCGGTGCGACTCAGATTAAGCTGACAGGCGGTGGAGGGGTGGCTTCGCCCCACAGTCCGCTCGATGTGAGCACTTTCACTGAGCCTGAGTTGCGTGCCGCCGTTGAAGCCGCGGAGAACTGGGGCACCTATGTTGTTGTGCATGCTTACACCCCCGAGTCGATGAAGCGGGCCATCAATGCTGGCGTGAAGTGCATCGAGCATGGTCACCTCATGGACGAAGCAAACGCCAAGTTAATTGCCGAGCGCGGCATCTGGCTGAGTATTCAGCCTTTCCCCGACGAGATGGCTAACGCTTTTCCGCCGGGTTCACTGCAGCGGGCCAAGTTTGCTGAGGTACTTGCCGGGATGGATGTCGCCTATCGGCTGGCAAGGAAGCACAAACTTAAGACGGCCTGGGGCACCGACATCATCTTCTCCCCAGCGCTAGCCCGTCGCCAGGGACAACTGCTGGTCGCGCTCGCACGCTGGTATACCCCCGCCGAAATACTCGTCATGGCGACCAGCACAAATGCCGAATTGCTCGCCATGTCTGGGAAGCGCAATCCCTATCCCGGCAAGCTGGGTGTGGTGGAAGAAGGCGCACTGGCCGACCTGTTGGTGGTTGACGGCAATCCTCTCGATAACCTCAACCTAATCGCTGACCCGGCCAAGAACTTCGTCGTCATTATGAAGGACGGCAAAGTCTTCAAGAACCAGTTGCGTTGA
- a CDS encoding diacylglycerol kinase — MNFSKFLRSFTIGFLGLSHIIRSEQNMRLHCCAAIGVIIAGFVFSLAAWEWVVILFCLGLVISAECLNKAVERLADRVTREQDPLIKQAKDCGSAAVLVVAITAAAVGGVIFLPKIWALAGR, encoded by the coding sequence ATGAACTTCTCGAAATTCCTCCGCAGTTTCACGATCGGCTTTCTCGGCCTAAGTCACATCATTCGGTCTGAGCAGAATATGAGGTTGCACTGCTGCGCTGCAATTGGTGTGATCATCGCCGGTTTTGTGTTTTCGCTCGCCGCATGGGAATGGGTGGTGATTTTGTTTTGCCTCGGTTTGGTAATCTCCGCCGAGTGCTTGAACAAAGCAGTAGAGCGACTCGCTGATCGTGTTACGCGGGAACAGGATCCACTCATTAAGCAAGCGAAGGATTGCGGTTCGGCGGCGGTCCTGGTGGTTGCGATTACGGCGGCCGCAGTCGGCGGCGTGATTTTTCTGCCCAAAATCTGGGCCTTGGCGGGGCGGTGA
- a CDS encoding DUF1353 domain-containing protein — translation MRISKVPILLAGMFMFLGCEIAPVPEATSFGRFEGDVVASWDNDGRNMTLRENFIFIDSQNRAWHAPAGAVVNGASIPAAFWSVIGGPFEGQYRSASVVHDVGCHQMTDSWQDVHRMFYEACRCGGVEEGRAKMLYYAVYHFGPRWEVVNETQVETTSTPDGTPVQREVSVPTMVRIDPPPPTAEEVEQVAALIDEENPAPAVIERTDREALHRRPRGSYGKGRPKYGPSGNTVGDLDRSNASRPTWQRPDSNGVAGSTTPWNGPQFRSNERPPGFDPRGMPPQGSRDRLAQSERWDGAQPGRNAVDGQRSGPLPAITAEENQWAQNIVRAHLQAQAGEHRPAEYNVERTERGYRVQVQYVQLNEQGQPAAYTGSSMMRLSRDGRVMEMINR, via the coding sequence ATGCGAATATCGAAAGTGCCAATCCTGCTGGCCGGCATGTTCATGTTTTTGGGTTGCGAAATTGCGCCAGTCCCCGAGGCGACGAGTTTCGGCCGCTTTGAAGGGGATGTGGTCGCCTCTTGGGATAACGATGGCCGCAATATGACGCTGCGGGAAAACTTCATCTTCATCGACTCCCAGAATCGAGCCTGGCATGCACCCGCGGGAGCCGTGGTCAACGGCGCTTCGATTCCGGCAGCGTTCTGGTCGGTGATCGGTGGACCCTTTGAAGGGCAATATCGGAGCGCTTCAGTTGTGCACGATGTAGGTTGCCATCAAATGACCGACTCGTGGCAAGACGTCCATCGCATGTTCTACGAGGCCTGTCGCTGTGGTGGTGTTGAAGAGGGGCGCGCCAAGATGCTGTACTATGCCGTGTACCATTTCGGTCCACGCTGGGAGGTGGTAAACGAGACGCAAGTCGAGACGACTTCAACTCCCGACGGCACACCCGTGCAGCGTGAAGTTTCGGTGCCGACAATGGTGCGCATCGATCCGCCACCACCGACTGCAGAAGAAGTCGAACAAGTCGCGGCGCTCATCGACGAAGAGAATCCAGCTCCGGCGGTGATCGAGAGAACCGATCGCGAAGCGCTCCATCGTCGTCCACGCGGCAGCTATGGGAAAGGTCGCCCCAAGTATGGACCGAGCGGCAACACAGTTGGCGACTTGGATCGTTCAAACGCTTCGCGTCCCACCTGGCAGCGGCCCGATTCAAACGGTGTGGCTGGGAGCACAACGCCCTGGAACGGTCCACAGTTCCGCTCGAACGAGCGCCCACCTGGCTTCGATCCACGAGGAATGCCCCCGCAAGGTTCAAGGGATCGCCTAGCCCAGTCCGAACGCTGGGACGGCGCGCAACCAGGGCGAAACGCAGTCGACGGGCAACGATCCGGGCCATTGCCGGCAATCACAGCCGAAGAAAATCAGTGGGCTCAAAACATTGTTCGCGCGCATCTGCAAGCTCAAGCTGGCGAACATCGACCTGCCGAGTACAACGTCGAACGGACAGAGCGTGGCTATCGTGTCCAGGTTCAATACGTGCAGCTTAACGAACAGGGGCAACCGGCCGCATACACCGGCAGCAGCATGATGCGACTATCACGCGATGGCCGTGTGATGGAAATGATCAATCGTTAG